The segment GGACTTAAATTAGTAAAAGATACTGTTCTAGAATATTTAGCAGTTAATCAACTTAATAAAGAAAATAATAAAAAAATGGGTACAATACTTTGTTTAATAGGGCCACCAGGTGTTGGTAAAACATCTTTAGGAGAATCTATAGCACATGCTATGAATAGAAAATTTGAAAGAATCTCATTAGGTGGAGTTCATGATGAATCTGAAATTAGAGGTCATAGAAGAACATATATAGGAGCTATGCCAGGAAGAATTATTGAAGCATTAAAAAGAGCTAAAGTAAATAATCCTGTTATTCTATTAGATGAGATTGATAAATTAGATTCTAATTTTAAAGGTGATCCTGCATCAGCATTACTAGAGGTATTAGATCCAGCACAAAATAAGACATTTAAAGATAATTATGTTGATTTTGAATATGATTTATCAGATGCATTCTTTATCTGTACTGCAAATGATTATTCTGGGATACCTAGACCATTACTTGATAGAATGGAAGTTATCAATGTAGATTCATACACTATACAAGAAAAACTAGCCATAGCTAAAAATTATTTAATTAATCAAGCAAAATTAGAAACAAGCATTAAAGATGTTAAATTTTCTGATGCAGTATTATTAGAAATAATTAATAAGTACACAATGGAAGCTGGAGTTCGTAATTTAAAGAGAGAAATAGTAAAAGTATTAAGAAAAATTGCAAAACTTAAACTAGAAAAACCAGAAGAAAAATTTACAATTAATACAAAAAATCTTTCAACTTATTTAGGTCCAGAAAAATTTAAAAAAGATAAAATGGCTGAGAAAAATGCAAAACTTGGAGTTGTAAAAGGATTAGCTTGGACATCTGTTGGAGGAACTACTTTAGATGTAGAAGCTGTAAAAATGGATGGTAAAGGACAAATACAATTTACAGGACAATTAGGTCAAACTATGAAAGAATCAGCAAGTGTTGCATATACTTATGTTAGAGCAAATCATAAAAAATTAGATGTTGTAAATCCAAAATTTTATGAAGAATATGACATACACTTACATTTCCCTGAAGGAGCTACACCAAAAGATGGACCTTCTGCTGGGATTACTATAACTACAGCAATAGTTTCAATATTATCTGAAAGAAAAGTAAGACAAAATATTGCTATGACAGGAGAAATTACAATAACTGGAGAAGTATTACCAGTTGGAGGAATTAAAGAAAAAGTATTAGGTGCTCATAGAATTGGTATTAGAGAAGTAATTCTACCTTTTGAAAATAAAGGTGATACTGTTGAGCTACCTGAAGAAATACTATCACAAATAAAAATACATTACGTAAAAAAATATTCAGAGGTTGAAAAAATAGTCTTTTCTGAATAACTGAAAGGTAAAAAATGAAAGTAATCTTAAAAAATATAAGTTATGCAGAGGAATATGCAAAATTTAGTAAAAATAAGATTTCAAGTGATATTGTTTTTAAAGAAAAAAATATAGTAGTATTAGGTAATTTTGATGGTGTCCATTTAGGACACCACGAAATTATTAAGAGAGCTATAGATTTAGGGAAAAAATTAAATCAAAAAGTATTGATATATACTTTTAG is part of the Streptobacillus canis genome and harbors:
- the lon gene encoding endopeptidase La, translated to MNKMEMLPFIPTREIVFFPQAVMPIMVGRDFSKKAIDYSVEHTDGKLVLAIQKQSMNEEIQGIEDVETIGVIGKIIQIMKTQDGNLRLIIEGEERIKVTEVINENGMFKAGYEKYPIEKTKNRNNKKYKLYLESLIQDLNIINNRLIPEDLIKNIFEIKPFESLMYTLSTTLDLSEENRIEILKSNNVDEIFENLTKALKIRLELEEIDRSVENKVKKNIEDNQRQYYIREKIKGLYSELDEEDAEDEINELITQIDSRDLPYELAEKLIKEVNRYKKMNNFSAEAGVIRTYIDTLLEIPWEKSETEDIDIKVAEEILNKEHFGLKLVKDTVLEYLAVNQLNKENNKKMGTILCLIGPPGVGKTSLGESIAHAMNRKFERISLGGVHDESEIRGHRRTYIGAMPGRIIEALKRAKVNNPVILLDEIDKLDSNFKGDPASALLEVLDPAQNKTFKDNYVDFEYDLSDAFFICTANDYSGIPRPLLDRMEVINVDSYTIQEKLAIAKNYLINQAKLETSIKDVKFSDAVLLEIINKYTMEAGVRNLKREIVKVLRKIAKLKLEKPEEKFTINTKNLSTYLGPEKFKKDKMAEKNAKLGVVKGLAWTSVGGTTLDVEAVKMDGKGQIQFTGQLGQTMKESASVAYTYVRANHKKLDVVNPKFYEEYDIHLHFPEGATPKDGPSAGITITTAIVSILSERKVRQNIAMTGEITITGEVLPVGGIKEKVLGAHRIGIREVILPFENKGDTVELPEEILSQIKIHYVKKYSEVEKIVFSE